From the genome of Anaerolineae bacterium:
CAGCGCGGTTCTAAACAACATTTTGCTGATTGACAGCATCCCGGCCAACACCCAACTTATCTCCGGCACCGTGGCCGCCGGCGGGATGGATGCCGTGGCCTACTCCACCGACCACGGCGTTACCTGGAACAGCGGCTTTACCAACCCTGTTTCCGTTACCCATATTCGCTGGAGTAGGGCCACCTTGCCCATTAGCCAAAGCGATACCGTTAGTTTTCAGGTTAAAGTGGCCGACCCGCTGCCGGGCAATACCACCATTCAAAACGAGGCCCGCATCACCAGCACCCAAACCGCCGCTTCCGGCTGGCTTTACTCCAACCTGGTTTCCATTGGCACGGTTGACCTGACCCTTTCCAAAATCGCCTCCGGCGCGTTTGTCCGGGCGGGCGACCCCATTACCTATACCCTTACCTACGGCAACAGGGGTAGCGTGGCCGCCACCGGCGTGGTCATTACCGATCTGGTTCCGGCCCAGACCGCTTACGTGCCCGGTTCCATCTTTGGCGCCGGCGCTGACGACAGCGACCCGGCAGAAGTAGCCTGGAATCTCACCGTTCCGGCCAATTCCGGCGGGCACAAAATCGGCTTTGTGGTCGCCGTCACCGATACCGCCGCCCCGGGGACATCTATCTACAATACCGCCTCAATGGCCAGCGCCTCCGACAACGCCACCAGCAATCAGGTTCAGGTAACCGTGGCCCAGGATGGCGTCACCATCAGCCCCAACCGCAGCAACAACACCCACGACCAGGGCCAGCAAGTTTGTTATGGCCATACGGTGGGCAACACCGGCAATCTCACCAACACCATGGAACTGACCACTGCCCACAATGCCTGGACTTCAGCCACCGTCACGTTTTACCGGGATTACGACGCCGACGGCAATTACGACGCCGGACTGGACACCACGCTGACCGATACCAACAGCAACACCACGGTTGATACCGGCGAGCTGCTCCCCGCCGGGCAGATCAATATCCTGGCCTGCTTCACCATTCCCGCCGCCGGCGTTAACGATGGCGATGTTGACACCCTCACCGTTCAGGCAGCCACCGCCGCCGGCGACGCCTACACCAGCCAGGTGATGGATGTGACCACCGTCCGCATCGAAAACTTCCTGACCATAACTTCGCCCGCGGTGGATTTGGTCACTAACACCACCACAATTAATTACAGCGGCGTTACCAACCCCAACGCCACGGTCATCATTACCAACACTGCTACCGGCGTGGTGTACAATGTAACCGCCGACGGTTTTGGCAACTTTGCCACCACCATCACCACCACCCTGGGCGCAAACACCATCACCGCCCAAAGCACCGACCTGGACAGCGACGTGGCCGCCGACACCCGCACCGTCACCCTGGTTTCTGACCCCACCGACAGCAGCAACTCCGTCACCATCATCCAGCCCACGGCGGGAACCATCACCTCCACCGCCGCCCTCAGTGTTACCGGCGCCACCGACCCCAACAGTGTGATCACCGTAACCATTGGCAGCGCCGGGCCATACACCACCACCGCCGATAACGGTGGAAATTTCAGCCTGACCGTCACCTTGCCGGAAATAGGGGCCAACACCATTGAGGTTACTTCAACCGACCCCTTTGGCAATGTTGACACCGATACCTGCGTTGTCCAACTGACCAACGACGGCACCGACCTGACCAACACCCTGGTTATCACTACTCCCACCGCCGGACAGGTTTTTACCACTTCCGTTGTTAGCGTGGTGGGGCAGACTGATCCGGGCAGCGCTATCACCATCACCGTCAGCACCGGCGACGTGGTCACCGGCACGGCCAACCTCACCGACGGCACGTTTGACCTGGGCGGTGTTGATCTGGTGACCGGAACCAACGTAATAACCGTGGTCAGCGCCGACCCCTACGGCAATCTCGTCACCGAAACGCTGACCGTTATCTTGACCAACGACGACTCGCCCGGCGCAAATACTATCACCATTACCGCCCCGGCGAGTGGGCACATTACCACCACCACTTCAATTGAAGTGGCCGGCGCCACCGACCCCGACAGCGTTATCACCGTCACCACGCCGGCCAGCGCGTTCAATATGACCGCCAACGACAGCGGCGCTTTTTCCGGCGCGGTCACCCTGCACTACGGCCTCAACACCATCGTGGCCGTCTCCACCGATGTCTATGGCCAGGTGGCCACCGATACCATTCAGGTGCGCCTGACCAATGATACCACCCCAGGCGGCAACGATGTAGCCATCATCTTCCCGCCGGTGGGTTACGTAACCACTACGGCTACTCTTCCGGTTACCGGCACAGCCAATGCAGATAGTGTCATTACCGTCACCGTTGGCGTTAACGGCCCGTATACCACCACCGCCGACAGCAGCGGCCTCTACACCGTCACCGTTACCCTGCCCGTAACCGGAATGAATACCATTGCCGTTACCGCCACCGACCTGTACGGCAACCAGGCAACAGCCACGCGGCAGGTTCAACTCACCAACGACAGCACCCCCACCGGCGCCGACGTGGCCATCACCTTCCCGCCGGTAGGTTACACCACCACCGACCCCTCCCTGATCGTCACCGGCACGGGCGACCCCGGCGCAGCCATTACCGTTACCGTAGCCGGGGATGGGCCGTTTACCACCATTGTTGACAACAGCGGCCTGTTTACCGTCAGCGTGACCCTGCCCACCGCCGGAATCAATACCATCGTGGTCACTGCTACCGACGTTTACGGCAACGTTGACACCGCCAGCCGCGACGTGGAACGCCAGCCCTTCATCAACTTCAACGCCGGGGCCTACAGCGTGGATGAAGGCGATACGGCCACCATTACCGTAACCTTGAGCGCGGCGTCCAATGTAACCACCACCGTGACCTATGCCACCGGCGACGGCACGGCCACGGCCGGCAGCGATTACACCGGGGCCAGCAGTGTTCTGACCTTTGCGCCGGGGGTCACGCTCCAAACCATCGCCATCCCCGTTGCCGCCGACGGGTTGGATGAAAACAATGAAACATTTACCCTCACCTTGAGCGCGCCGGTGAGCGGCACTTTGGGCGCCACCGCCAGCGCCACGGTGACCATCAATGACGGCGACGACCTGCCAACCGTCAACTTCAGCAGCGGCAGCCAGAGCCTTGGTGAAGGCGCGGGAGTCTACACCGTCACCATCGAATTGGCTGCGCCCTCCGGTTTGGATGTAACTATTCCCTTTACCGTTTCCGGCACAGCCACCGAAGGCAGCGGCGATGATTTCACCATCAGCAGCAGCCCGGTTACCATCCCGGCGGGCCAAACCGGCGTGGTGATCACCATTACGCTCAACGAAGACACACAGGCCGAAGACGACGAAACCGTTATTTTAACCCTGGGCAGCCCCACCAACGCCACCGTTGGTTCAACGGGCAGCCATACCCTGACCATTAACGACAACGACTTTACCCTCACCCCGCACGTGGCTGGTAGCGGCTCAATTGGGGTGGACCCGGATCAAACTACTTTCACCTCCGGCAGCGTGGTTACGCTGACGGCCAGCGCGGAGCCCGGCTGGACCTTCACCACCTGGAGCGGCGATCTATCCGGCAGTGCCAACCCCATCAACACCACCATGACGGCCAATAAGGAGGTAACGGCCACTTTTACCCAGGCGGAATACACCCTGCAAACCGTGGTTGTGGGCAGGGGTTGGATTTTGACCAGCCCGGCCAAATCTACCTACAGTTATGGCGAGGTGGTCACGCTAACGGCTTTTGCCGACTTTGGGTGGACGTTCAATGGTTGGGATGGCGACCTGTCCGGTTCGGCAATTTCAGACACGCTGACGATGACGGGTAATAAAGTTGTTACCGCCACCTTCAGCCAGGATGAATATACCTTAACTGTGAGCACCGTGGGCAACGGTTCGGTGGTGAGCAACCCGGTTCAATCCACCTACACCTACGGCGAAGTGGTCACCCTGACCGCAACTGCGGACCCCGGCTGGACCTTTAGCGGCTGGAGCGGCGACGTGGTAAGCAGCGACAACCCGGACACCGTCACGATGACCGGCGACAAGGTGGTTACAGCAACCTTTACCCCCAATGGATACATCCTAACCGTAACCGCCACCGGCAATGGCTCGGTGGTGAGCAACCCGGTCAAATCCACCTATGCCTATGGCGAAGTGGTCACGCTTACCGCCACAGCCGATCCCAGCTGGACCTTTAGCGGTTGGAGCGGCGACGTGTCCGGCAGCGCCAATCCGGCAACCATCACAATGACCCACGATAGCGCGGTGACGGCTACTTTCGCCGCCGCCGATACT
Proteins encoded in this window:
- a CDS encoding DUF11 domain-containing protein; this translates as MFKQIVIDLVKSRTHCLRRPKRSPGFNLRHIFSWLWLGMFISFLFWPATPARALPAGFQEYYVLGNEEQIYDMFDYIDTGSNITSNQMRSVVTVVATTDNQVFYYDHWEDGFEADIFSPIQSSTEIYGDGDPDNGGSGADILGVGDIVLLKSDGSGSGINALIPVNPRDTADIRYDGGDYLVSTGGPIDLAHAMWPQDGTWIGGAWEVYSLQAWENSFSFHIPVGQDMGGDFTYAWLQIGALHHNTTVTIDNGSQTLTVNLDQGQTYSSLGAIDSQSSTPITINKGTTISSDKQIQVGLVSGSTGTFQTRFFVMLPDMLWGTEYIAAVPRTTASNEAQIYLFNPNNHSITVEAHDTDGNNLIIIPANDVAVYSQQAGYVPIGSGVRLNSDDIFWGVVTADTLSTSYDWGFSLIPTVFLMDDYYVCWAPGNVLADITDGTNASPVWVAPVADNTTFYVDYGPIDGVVDETFTLDALVTRRIFDPDYDNTGMRIWATNKFVPIWGVDPASLEAGDGYLDLGYTVLPLNQGWLDPVLTLEKTASPEILPVDGGTTTFNLQAHTHGPSPVTNVNITDTLPISWTYLPGTSLVTYPDGSTAAPEPSVNGQTLFWNLSHTMDSNQTLAVQFQAQIQTGGQVGAAIADDFETGTVYDGGSGSWTGNWQETGETTSQTGGNIRIVDQDDDVNVTPYGGSKQLRLQNDNRTIHRGLDLSDFARPVLRFKRYFRSFEGSETFGVDISVNNGDSYASLLSWTNPVTQNVWVQETVDLSAYITSTARIRIRGISGAGDDDYAYFDEVEIYDAAVVSENQGLAVGNYNNHTFNATDNAVVAISALDLEKTVDRSIAEIGDSLVYTLTYENSGAITTTGAYIDDLVPVGTTFAAASGGGAYISATNTVRWSLDEVAPAATDSVTFTVTVNNETLNGAEIENFGRIDSDQTALVNSNRVRTTVQAPDLNLTLAGPTIAAPGQVVTYTLTYANNGDAAATGVIISNTIPVSMTYLAGSLAINTGSGWVSLSDAVDTDAGQYVGTTVGVLPGVVSGALAAGETGQIRFAVTIAPTMPQGSTLGNIAQIDSEQLPPQNSNLFSIDISPLSLSKVGDRSIATAGQTIVFTGTYANNGSAVLNNILLIDSIPANTQLISGTVAAGGMDAVAYSTDHGVTWNSGFTNPVSVTHIRWSRATLPISQSDTVSFQVKVADPLPGNTTIQNEARITSTQTAASGWLYSNLVSIGTVDLTLSKIASGAFVRAGDPITYTLTYGNRGSVAATGVVITDLVPAQTAYVPGSIFGAGADDSDPAEVAWNLTVPANSGGHKIGFVVAVTDTAAPGTSIYNTASMASASDNATSNQVQVTVAQDGVTISPNRSNNTHDQGQQVCYGHTVGNTGNLTNTMELTTAHNAWTSATVTFYRDYDADGNYDAGLDTTLTDTNSNTTVDTGELLPAGQINILACFTIPAAGVNDGDVDTLTVQAATAAGDAYTSQVMDVTTVRIENFLTITSPAVDLVTNTTTINYSGVTNPNATVIITNTATGVVYNVTADGFGNFATTITTTLGANTITAQSTDLDSDVAADTRTVTLVSDPTDSSNSVTIIQPTAGTITSTAALSVTGATDPNSVITVTIGSAGPYTTTADNGGNFSLTVTLPEIGANTIEVTSTDPFGNVDTDTCVVQLTNDGTDLTNTLVITTPTAGQVFTTSVVSVVGQTDPGSAITITVSTGDVVTGTANLTDGTFDLGGVDLVTGTNVITVVSADPYGNLVTETLTVILTNDDSPGANTITITAPASGHITTTTSIEVAGATDPDSVITVTTPASAFNMTANDSGAFSGAVTLHYGLNTIVAVSTDVYGQVATDTIQVRLTNDTTPGGNDVAIIFPPVGYVTTTATLPVTGTANADSVITVTVGVNGPYTTTADSSGLYTVTVTLPVTGMNTIAVTATDLYGNQATATRQVQLTNDSTPTGADVAITFPPVGYTTTDPSLIVTGTGDPGAAITVTVAGDGPFTTIVDNSGLFTVSVTLPTAGINTIVVTATDVYGNVDTASRDVERQPFINFNAGAYSVDEGDTATITVTLSAASNVTTTVTYATGDGTATAGSDYTGASSVLTFAPGVTLQTIAIPVAADGLDENNETFTLTLSAPVSGTLGATASATVTINDGDDLPTVNFSSGSQSLGEGAGVYTVTIELAAPSGLDVTIPFTVSGTATEGSGDDFTISSSPVTIPAGQTGVVITITLNEDTQAEDDETVILTLGSPTNATVGSTGSHTLTINDNDFTLTPHVAGSGSIGVDPDQTTFTSGSVVTLTASAEPGWTFTTWSGDLSGSANPINTTMTANKEVTATFTQAEYTLQTVVVGRGWILTSPAKSTYSYGEVVTLTAFADFGWTFNGWDGDLSGSAISDTLTMTGNKVVTATFSQDEYTLTVSTVGNGSVVSNPVQSTYTYGEVVTLTATADPGWTFSGWSGDVVSSDNPDTVTMTGDKVVTATFTPNGYILTVTATGNGSVVSNPVKSTYAYGEVVTLTATADPSWTFSGWSGDVSGSANPATITMTHDSAVTATFAAADTSTTLDFSKSAVDVDGAPLFVADTVRYTLQVKNTGTTYTAFNVIVTDTLPAGDVTVVGTSSSKGSLSGSNQLIWNVGQVLPGETATLEITVTLNSGTVGKSVINTAALFSDNAPAHLVAVCADGSAPNGAVCATTPQESPLEAGGVFLPIVIKGR